The window GGTATCTGATCACATAGATCTTAGATCACATAGATCTTAACAACATGGAGGAGGCAAGAACAACTTATATTCGATAACCGAACCTGGCCTGCCCTTAACGGGCTACCCTTACAAGCCTTCAAAAGACTTAATAAAACTTATCTTCACGTAACAGTGACATAATTCAATTATACAATCATATTCCCAATTGATCATATGCATAATCTCATATATTTAGCAACATATGCTATCAAAACTTCTCAATAATTACACGCAACAAGTCACATAACTACAATCACCACAATCATCATAAAGTAATACAAAAATTGACAATCACCAAGGACAGATCAAACTAGTAATCTTGTGTTGCAGTTAAGTACTTTCTTACCTCAAGTCCGGTTTAAATAGCAAGACACTTTCGATCAACGTCCTTATGATCACCTAAAATCATACGTATTTCCTTTGTCATAAATCATTCTTTATGCCACTTATATAGTTTATAACTTTGGTTGAGTTAATTAATCcatgatttaataatttaaacctTTTTACATAAATTAATAACCACTAATAATATTGCAAATACTATCTAAGAAActactaaataaaatactaaaatatcaTTCCATTTAATAATAGAAACTTCACACAAAATATAACTAAGTACCTCAAAGTTGAGCTAACTTTGACTGCTTCCTTTTTCAAGGATGACTTACCAAATATGATTTCCCTCACTTATATAGATGAGAGGTTGTCCCTGCTTCATCTACCAATTCGATGTGGGACTATTTGAGTTAGTGTGTGTAAAACACAAGTGACAAGAGAGTGTACTTGTGACAATAAGCTAGTTGAAGCCTTACTTGGAGACAAGGCCTCCATTGCCCAAATCATTTATGCAACTAGTTTTTGTATATAAGGTCAATAGTACTACATAAATAGCAGCCTGCTATTCATATCCCACTCGATGTGGGACTCTTAGTATAATTTTGAAACTACTTTTCAAGAGTGTGCTTTCTAGTTCACTGGTTAACATTCCCAACTATCTTATACACATGTTTAAATtctttttaatcttttgagagTTCTTTTGGGCAACAATATTTCTTATAAAGCAATTTTATTGTCTTTTAATTTTACTAAGTATGGACCAAGCAAGATGCTCAAAGTCCGCACTTGGTTTCCATTCAAGAAACTCATTCCTCTTTAAGTAGGCTCTCTCAGCCTTCAACTTCCACATCCTTTCGATGTGGGAGGGGAACttggaagagaaagaaaagcttGGTTTCTATTAACATTTTCCTAACCTATATATATAGGAGTGATAACTCCTTTCCTCTTATTTGCACTCGATGTGGGATACCGATCCTCCTAAAACACTCAAAATTATTGAACTTATTATACACAACAATTGAGTGATTTATTTAAACTAGTCATCTAATTGAAACTAGTCTCTTTAAATCATGTTAAAACTTTAAGTTTGTTTTAAAGAAAATGAACAGATAAAGCAAGGGCTTTAAGTCCATATCAACTTGAGCTCATGACACAAATGAGTTTTAAATAAGGGGTAAAGAGTCACCCACTTCTTCTCCTTCTTGATGTGGGAAGTAGAGAAGAATAAGTTTAAACTAGAAACTTATGTGTTTACTCCTTTGTGTTAAAGAATTCAAAACACCATTTACTTATATAGATAGATGGCTAGCATCCTTATTCTTTTgtctcgatgtgggacaaaaGCTATTATACTAAAATTGAAACCAACACACTTGTAAGTATATTACCACAAGTATGTGACAATATTTATAACTCAAGGATACTTCTTTGCTCATATTCCTCCCAATGTGGGAAGTGAGCCAAGTACCCATCACACCATTTGTATCCAATATACTCCATACATTATATAGTGCAAGAAGAGGTTCCCCTCTTACTTCTAATCAATGTGGGACAATAGTCTTAATAAGAAAAACACACATTAATATCCTACTactaattgaaaaataataaaaacacgtCTCACATAGTCAATAAATTTACTCAACACATAtctcaaatattatttataataaaataaaatattcatattttattatatagtcaaACCTGGATATTAcaacgacggaggtggtggcagtggcggatgtggaggtggggttggtgaagatggaggtggagacggggttgtttaagaatttagtggtatttgctttaggatttagtgatatttcaccttggtttttagtttttagaataaggaggtttttATTGGAgtatgactatatatatatatatatatatatatatatatatatatatatatatatatatatggaaaatGTTCCACAACCAAAGGTGGATAACTAGCTTATCCATCCAACTGATCTCTAGCCGTCCAAAATAGGACAATCAACGCACAGAATTCAAAGTAGATCCTGGATAATACGCACACTAAAACAGCGTATACGCAACTTTAAAAAGCGTATATGCTATATAAAAGAGCGTATACGCTATATAATCCAGCGTAAGAACAGGTTACGCTTTTCAGTAGATCCACATACGCTACATTATATGGCGTCTAGATCCACACAGcttcaaaaactaaaaacacGACCTCTTCTTCCTATACACCATTTTTAGAGCATACAAACCCAATACACACAAAATACACAAAATACACCTATATTGGAGCTTATATTCGAGTTTAAAAGCTAGCTTGGATCTTTATTGGAGTTTAAAGCTTGAAATTTGAAGCTTATAGCTTGAAGCTCGGAGCTTGGAGCTTTATTGGACTTCTTTATTAAGGTTAGATTTCATATTTTCATGGCATCTTTCATCTTTTCTAAATTAACATCCCCTAGTAAGCCCATTACACCTAGTAAACCTAGAATTGAgattgaagaagaaaatgataGTGATGCTAAAAAGACCCCAATAGTGAATgttgatgatgttgatgatagtgatgatgatgttgaggaGGTTGTGGAGGAGGTTGGGGATGATGATGTTGAGGAGGTTGGGGGTgaatgttttgatgatttttgtgagaaacaaaattcaaaagatGATGATTTGAATGAGAGTTGTCCTTGTGTTGGTCAATTATTCGATAGCTTAGATGAAGCGGAGATGTTTTATAGGGATTATGGTAGACGTGTTGGTTTTGAGATGATAATTAGAACCACACATAGGCGTGTGAAAAGTAAGAGAATTTGTTCGCGTTTGTATATATGTCGGAAGGGTGGTCGAATAGTAACAAAGTCGTTGGATGAAGAAAAGGATGTTcacaaaaaaaagagaaataggGATTCTATTGGTAGAACGCATTGCTTGGCGCGGATGTACGTTGTGCATAGGGAAAAATTTTCCGTCAATCGgttaaaattttttgaaatcggttaaaattttttgaaatccgacttcgctgtatttttttaatctccCAATAATCAATTTTCAtaccatatttgatatatttcgatgtaatttataaattttgtttgatttattatatatattagatttattataataatttcagATTGTGATGAAttggtaaatataatattattatagtaaATTTATACGAATATATAAGTTTCGATTTTTGACAAAACATattagaatttataatattaatgttaaaatagaaaaagtaaaaaacctaacaattaaataatattttatttcaaaatcattataaattataaacatataaaaattctgaaaattatagtcattctattattttcttgcaaaaatatgtttatttcttcgaaatttgtaaaaatataaatttttaattttttttccaaaatttaatGTGTTACAACTAAATGCAACCATATGACAtcgatataaatttaaattaactctaacttttttgaaatttgtataaaaattacATTGAGTCGCTTTTAATTGTTAaaagtatttttacaaatatgttCATAAAGATTCTTAAAAGATAGTAGATTATAATAAACTGAAAagaataaaatcattttaatgaaaatcggaagataaatcatttgaaattaaGTGTATTTTGCACCAATAGCTCTGAGCATGTCCATAAAATATGGACagataaatcaaataaaaataaaagtccaCGAGCAGCGTCCGATTCTAATCAAATGGTGGGCGATGGCGGCTTAATCCACTCCACAAACCAGGGATTTAATTATCAGAAATGATAAAATAATgggaaaaattattttgtttgtataTGCACGTAACCAAACAAGCCCTTATCAAACCTTCTGCTAACATTTATTTTCGTCCCAGTTGGAAATTCGAGGTTATTTCATCATCGGCACACTTCCCAACACTAGCCCATTTCTGCTTCTCCATCCTCTGGTACGTCGCTTACACACACACGCTTCATaaatatctgtgtgtgtgtgtttttataGTTCTTGAGAGTTGTTTTTTGCTTTTTCTTATCTGGGCTTCTTTGTATTTTCAAGGTACAtgcttttttagattttcttgaTTTGTTGAGTATCAGCTGATTTTATATTGTTGGTTGCTTATTTGGGTGTTGAGTTTTGATGGGTTGTGTTTGTTTCTGTTGTTTTTGCTGTTATTATGGTGGGATGGTGTTTGAGTTGGGaaaaaagattggatttttatttttggaccTGCATATATGTGTGTTGAGTCGATTGTTAATGATTAAAGTTTAATAAAGGTGTAATTGAAATTTAGGTAGAAGAATTGTTAAGTTTTAGGAAGTTGTGATTTTGATGGAGTTTATCGAAATTTATACAAAACAAGTCTATTGGGAAATATTTTGTATTAGGGTATATACTGTTAAAGGCTAACTTGATCTTAATTGTAATGGAGTATTGTGAGAATTGTAATGCATCTTTGTTGATTTGACAGACGATGTGtcggtttttttttattaaaatggtTTGTGTTTTGCTTGTGGGAACTTGTACATATGATTTGAAACTATGGTTGATCAGTGTGTTAACTGATGTATGGCACCTTACTAGCTGTTGTCTCTCTTGTATATTGATGCGTGCTTTGCAAAGATGTGAAGAACTCCAATGTTTGAGATATATGCACATATTGTTTTGCAATTAGATTTCTTTGAAATTAGTTGCATATATAAGACATATAACTAATTTCCTATGAAACAAAAACTCAGTATGTCTATAAATGTAAAGTATGCATTCTTTTATCTAGGGTTCATCTCATTATTCTGTAGGGATGTCAATATTATCTCTGATTCGATTATGGTTGCCATTGTTTAACAGTACTTTTACTTCTTTATTATAATAGTTCTTGTTACCTCCATAACTAAGTGACTTTTAAGTTCTAAAGTTCTTCGTTTGACGTGAAACAAGAGTGAGATTCTCGATAATATATTGGCCAAGACTAGGTGTTTCGATTTTGACTTCTAAAACCACACAGTAGTTGCTAGCAAATATGTGCACTGTTTAAATTTTTCTAGGTAACTTATTAAGTAGTTACAGATTGTGTTATGTAAACATATATGGTCTGGATATATATGAACATATTCACGTGTGAAAATGCATGTTTATTGACCATGTGACTTCACATGTACTTGTCCGAAAATTAGAGCTTCTTCAGGTTATGAATcaaatttaagaaattcaaaggatggtgtaaaataacacgaCATCTTCACTGTCACTGTTGAGTATATGGTTCTAACATTTTGCTGTCTCTGGACACCTAGGAAGCACCGACACTCCAAAAAGGCTGCTGTGTCCGTGTCCGTGTCCGACACGGCGACTCGGCACCGACTCGGCTGAGTACGTGTCCGACTCGCCATGTGGCGTGTCGACACGTGACACACGTCCGACACGTGTCCGACACGCGGCCGACTCGACCCTTTAAAAAAAAACCCTAGAAAATGACTGGGACACTAGGAAATGCAAGCTCTGGATTGGAATCAAGAAAAAGGAGGGTGCACGTGTTTTAGAAATTGCCAATTTCCCTCCCTTGATGAACCGGAGATAGAGGCTGTTCTTTTTACAAAAGATGATCATTCGAATGAAAATGCAGAATAGATGTGTGTCTCATTTTGAAAGAaactctattattattaatataatccaatatttgacatataaaaaaataataatttttatgactttttttttttgccgtgTCCCGTATCCAAGACTCTTTGAGAATTGTAGAATCCCCGTGTCCTGTGTCCCGTGTAGCCGTATCCGAGTCGGTGCTTCCTAGCTGGACACTAAATTAGTTATTGGCAGTTTACTTGTAACAAAATAGCAGCCTAATATATATCTGTCCGATtagttaataaataatatggaTGTAGccaaaataatatttcataattatGCAACCAAAATGGAATATTAATCAGAgcattgtaattaatttttgatcATCTTTGACAAGTTAAGCCTGGACATTTTAATGCTCTCCTAAAAATTATAGGCTATATGACGAAGTAAAACATAGTAAGAAATCATCATGACATTTATCAGTTCGTAAAGACGTGGATGAACTACTTTTTAAATAAAGTTATTGCGGACCAGCTCACTCCAAATCTCTAGTTTGATGATAttgcagtttttatttttttatttttcagttaTAACTTTGGATATGTATAGATATTTGAAGTCATCTTTGGTTTATGTATGTCACTAAGCAACCTCaaatttatagtttcattcaGGTCAAATAAAATGAGTACGCTAGATGTAGCTCGAGCTGAACTTGCTCTTGCAGTACTGTATTTGAACAAAGCCGAAGCCAGGGACAAGATATGCAGGGCCATTCAGTACGGCTCGAAATTTGTGAGTAATGGTGAGCCTGGCACAGCCCAAAATGTTGACAAATCAACTAGCTTGGCAAGGAAAGTGTTTCGTCTTTTCAAGGTTTGGTTTAATATCTCTTAAAGAATATCAGTGATTTGTTTTACTAGTTCTTTTTGTtctatttgaaattatatatcgCATCTTTCAACTTAACTATAATCTTAATTCAGTCTCTCTGCACTTTTTGCCCATGCTAGTTCACGGCAATTGGCTGAGACCCACATCAAAATTTACTTTCTGCCTTTCTGGATACATCCCCTTTGACTGTTTCCACATAAGAAAGAATATGTATTCGAAAATAGTCACGTATCCAAAGTTTCAGAGTTCTGGTCAaacatttgtttttaaaatatttttgtccttCCTTGAGTTCCACTTCATCCTGCTTCTAACATCAAGACCACAAAACAGTAACATAAATCTTTTGTATCAGTACAAATTCTCCAAACTcgatttaatttgtaaaaaaaattattgtagtGACTTAGCTAAAAAATGAATATAGTGGACGTAGCACAGTGAAGAAACAGTAGTTTTAAGCAAACTGGTAAAGAGGACGTCAACAAAAAGATTAGGGGGAATTGCGATGATGAAATGTCTTATGGACAAAAGAAGGGGAAGAGGCGAGCATAATGGCACTGAAAGGGCTCCAGGAGGGCAAGAAGATATCAACAGTGAGAAGTAAAAGGAGATAACTATTTTTCCCTCTGAAAAGTTGATACTGCAATCATGCAGGGTTCTTCTTCAGGATTGTGTATGTACCCAGCTTTTAAGAGTAGGGAAGGCAGATTAGCCTAAGGTTCTTGTGATAGCAGTGGAGGTGTAGCTCCATCAGTGAggatttctttttctgtatttaATTGTCTATTGTCTTTACATAAGGATCAGGGATTTGATAACTTTAGTTGAGGGCTAAAAACCTGTGAATAAAATTGACATATCTTATGAGGATGCAGAATCAGaatgtaattatatttgtttcatcAGTTGTTCTCTTGGTGCTCTATTTATTGGTGgattataattcttttaaattctTATGACAGTTTATCAATGATCTACATGGACTTATTAGTCCTCCAGTCAAAGGAACTCCTCTTCCTCTTATTTTGCTTGGAAAGGTATGAGATGATTTTACTCAATTCTTTCTATTcgttgtaaattatttttatgtaaCTCCTTGTGCCAATGCTTCTTTCAGTCCAAAAATGCATTACTATCAACTTTCTTGTTCCTGGACCAAATTGTCTGGCTAGGTAGGAGTGGCATTTACAAGGTACACAAGTTTACTTGCAAGCCATAGTTTCTAATTAGTTTCATTGAGCTTGTCTACTGATTTTCATGTTCTGTTGTGTGATACAGAACGCAGAGCGTACACAACTCATTGCCAAGATTTCTCTATACTGTTGGATGGGCTCATCAGTTTGTACTACCTTGGTTGAGGTTTGTTGCTTTTATATCTGTGTGTGAAGTTGTGGCTATATAATGGATATTTGTTGCTATGTTTCTACAAGGTTGCAAATGTTATTCTGTAAAATTGCGTAACTACCAACCAGATGCTTTTGAATCATATTATCCCTACTTTTGGGTTCAGATTGGGGAGATCGGGAGGCTTTCAGCATCAATGAAGAAATTAGAGAAGGATAAGGTTTGGGTCATTCTAGTAGCAGTCTTTTGTACATCAACTATAAAGATGTGTTAATTATCGTAGTTTTTTGTACGTGATTGCAGAATGAAGAATACCGTGCCAAACTAAAGAACTCCAATGAGAGATCACTATCCTTGATCAAAGCTGCCATAGATATAGTGGTTGCAGCTGGGCTGTTACAATTGTCACCTAAGAAAATCACTCCTCGCGTCACAGGAGCCTTTGGATTTACGAGCTCCCTAATCTCTTGTTATCAGGTGATGCATCTACCTCTATATGAgtaattgtttgtttttttggcAATTACAAGAAACATAAGTACTCATGCACTCATGTGTTTCCATCAAGATTCAAATCATTTACCTCGTTAAAGGGTGAGGGGCATTCACTAGGCTTCAATACCAAAATAGTCTGTATTTTTTATCAAACTGGTTCTACAAGATCTCATAACAAAATAACCGATTTGAGAGAAACCAGTACTCTAGCAAAGCAAAAGAGGAAAGCAGTGAAAACATGTTTAGGCAATAATGACAATCGAAAGAGCAATTCACAGGGGTCTCTAAATTTCTATTCTAACTGATGTACTTTGTTGTGCAGTTGCTTCCTGCGGCTCCAAAGTCGAAAACCGGTTGAAAGGGCATGGCCCTTGTGCTCAAAGTTGACAATGTCAAATTGTAATAATCCAAGCTTGCAAATCATATACATTTGTGTTGGGTTTTACTTCTGTGCAATTTATGGATTAGTAGATTTATGTATCAAATGTCTGTAACGTTCTTAGAATTTGGTTGTTTACATTAGTAATAAATAATACCTGTTGCATACTTGCATCCCTGGACAACAAATATAGTAGCTATTAATCTGTGGGTTTGCAAAGTCTTCATATGCTCGTAGCACTCAGCAGTTAGCTTATAAGTTAGCTGGAATAATGATCTCAATTTGGTCTTTTCTTTGCTCGTTTTACTGGCAGAGAATGATTTGATTTCTGCGTGATTTTGGTTGTGTTTGCTCTTTTAGAGCATTTTCAATGAATTTCTAAAtcattctttcaaaaaatattaaatagatgaTTTCTAGcaaaattataaattgaatatcatgataattttaaatatattttttttatttgttctttattttctattttttttttatgatttgttaGAGAAGTTGGAGATGATATTGAAGAGGAGTGAATATCtctgtaaatattattttcagtTTGAAGAGATTGgaattggagatgctcttactagTAAAATATCGGTGGTTGACAATTATGGTTAAATATGCGGGTTTTATTCTAGTTAAAGAGCATCATACTACATAAAAATTGTgtataaatatgaaataataaaaattatagtccAGTAGAATAGAAGTGAAATTTACGTTAATTTCTAGTTTATTTTAAACATACATGTAACATGGCTGGGACTCGGAATCAGACAATGTTAATGCCTAATGCTACCCACACATCCCTGCTTAAGAGACCTGCCTCTTAATTTTTAATCCAATGAAGACGTTTAGCGTTGTTTATTGTTGCTTGATCTTTGTTATTGTCAATGGAGTACTTTTAGGAGGTCCTGGTGGTGGCGCGGGTGGTTGTGTTGGTAATCCTGGAGGTTTAGGGGGATATTATGGAGGAATGCCTGGTTGGGGTGGTCCTGGAGGCTATGGATCACCAGCTCACAGGCCGGTGGAAGGAGTTGAGGACATGGAGGTTGTGCTAGTGCTAGTCAAGGCGGAGGTGGTTCATATTCAATGCCAAATCCTAATGATCCAAGGTGCGGAGATATTCAAATGGCTCAGATTCCTGTTGGATACTATTTGATTAGTTATGATTGTGGTAATTGCAGTATGATTTGGTTTAGTATTTCAGTTTAGTTTTTCAAGCAGAGTTTAGTAGTTAAGTGTATCAAAGAACAGAATGGGATTTATGAAGTGTTTGTTCTTTCCATTTCTTGAGCTCCTTGTCTTGTCTATTTTTCCTCAATATTTAGTTTAAGCACATGATAATTGCGAAAATTTCCTACGCAAGCTATACATGTGCTTATTTACAAGTCTTGATTTAAGTTTGAATTTTCAGCTGACTGCTGAGTGCGAATAATTAAGTTTCTGTCGATGTTGTAAGTTTGCATTACTGAATTTACATATTTGATTCACCTTGTTTGCAGTCTAAATTGGTCGTATTTTAATGAATCTCTCAGTATATATGGATCAATTGATCTGCAAATTCTGAGAGTTATACAGTAGTAGCATAATTGGTAGTCATTACCAGTGCTTCTCCTGGTGCAGAATCAGAACGTAGAATCAGTGCTTCTCCTGGTGCTCCATTTATTggtgatttttattttcttaaagtcTCTTTACGGTTTATCAGTCATCTACATGGCCTGATTAGTCTTCCAGTAAAATGAACTCCTCTCCCTCTTATTTTTCCTGGAAAGGCATGAGATGGATTTCACtcaggttgtgttcacttggtggaatggaatgaaaatatatggacaagttttatgaaaaaagaagaaagtcTGAGGCAATAATGATTAAACATGAGTGAGTTAAAACTTtttatgaagatgatgatgagaaAAGATGATGAACAAATGGAATGACCTTTCCTTTCAAAACATGTGGttagatttttagttaaaatagttaatataaaatgattgaaggaatgaaaattataaacaatttcactattcactcacaattaataatataaattacgtTCCATTCCCTCCTcaccaagtgaacacaacctcaGTTATTTCTACTCCGTTGTATATTACTTGTATCAACTCCTTAATGACAACAATTCTTTCAGTCAGAGAACGCATTACTATCAAATTTGTTTTTGTTGGACCAGGTTGTTTGGCTAGGTAGGAGTGGCATCTACAAGGTACACAAGTTCACTTGCAAACCATAGATAAGTTCCATTCAGCTTGTCTACTGATTTTAGTTGTTCTGTTGTGTGCAGGGGAGGGGTGGTCTCGACCAACTTTGCGATAACGctaaaattttaatgtaaaattttagaattttgtataaaaaataattttggtgcttctaaatattaaaaaaatataaaactgaaCTCCctaaatagtaaaaaaaaattaaaactaaaatgagttaaactaatttttttaatgttactTAGTAAAAAGGAATACATTGttagctactccctccgtcccattttatgtaacccttattcctttttgggacgtcccaaaaagaatgaacctacaatacttactatttttgaacattacttttcactattacacccactactttcttccactatctcttttctataataatataaacactattacacccactatcttcttccactatctcaaatctattattaaatattggtaggtcccaccactttacccatttttcaactaaacttactacatttttcttaatctccgtgaaagtcaaaccagctcactctttttgggacggagggagtattagattAGGCTATTACTCATCTACGTTACAACAAAAGAGTCGGATGAtattttaaaggattttttgTCTAGCATGTGTCCGGTGGCATATGTTAAGCACCAAATTTTATGTGTTtagctcattttgattggtattGTTTTTTATATAAAGGGAAGAAGTATGAAGCAATCAAAATAAACTGActttctaaaatttaattttagtgTTTAGCATGTGTTTATGAGCACACTATAAAAAACCCATAAAAAAACCACATTTAAACATGCATCTAAAGTGTGAAGCACAATATTATGGGTCAGATGTTCCTATTTATCCAAATTTAAAGAATTTGTATAACTCTTGGTGATTTATGTCA of the Daucus carota subsp. sativus chromosome 4, DH1 v3.0, whole genome shotgun sequence genome contains:
- the LOC108219346 gene encoding peroxisomal membrane protein 11D isoform X2 codes for the protein MHVTKQALIKPSANIYFRPSWKFEVISSSAHFPTLAHFCFSILWSNKMSTLDVARAELALAVLYLNKAEARDKICRAIQYGSKFVSNGEPGTAQNVDKSTSLARKVFRLFKFINDLHGLISPPVKGTPLPLILLGKSKNALLSTFLFLDQIVWLGRSGIYKNAERTQLIAKISLYCWMGSSVCTTLVEIGEIGRLSASMKKLEKDKNEEYRAKLKNSNERSLSLIKAAIDIVVAAGLLQLSPKKITPRVTGAFGFTSSLISCYQLLPAAPKSKTG
- the LOC108219346 gene encoding peroxisomal membrane protein 11D isoform X1: MSTLDVARAELALAVLYLNKAEARDKICRAIQYGSKFVSNGEPGTAQNVDKSTSLARKVFRLFKFINDLHGLISPPVKGTPLPLILLGKSKNALLSTFLFLDQIVWLGRSGIYKNAERTQLIAKISLYCWMGSSVCTTLVEIGEIGRLSASMKKLEKDKNEEYRAKLKNSNERSLSLIKAAIDIVVAAGLLQLSPKKITPRVTGAFGFTSSLISCYQLLPAAPKSKTG